The Cucurbita pepo subsp. pepo cultivar mu-cu-16 chromosome LG15, ASM280686v2, whole genome shotgun sequence genome contains the following window.
GGATGATGAGATTTCGATACTACAGGGGATGATTGATTTTCAATCGGCAAAGGGGTCTGATCCTTATACCGATATGAGCCAATTTCTAGAGttcataaagaaaaatctaagCGTTAATGTTTCGAAGAATCAATTGATCGATAAAGTGAGGAGGCTGAAGAAGAAGTACAAGAACAACTCGGAGAAGGGCAGGAATGGGGACGACCctgtatttttgaaacagcATGAGCACAATTCGTTTGTGCTGTCGAAGAAAATATGGGGCAATGAAGCAAAGAATAAGCCGAGGAAGCATAGTGTGAAAGCTAGCAATTCAGTGTCTATAAGCTCGCCGAGAGTGGATGTGGAAGCAGCAAAGAAAGAGACTGTGAACAATAATAATGTTGAGAGTAAGATTTTGGCAGAGGAGTTTCTATCAGAATATCCATGGCTGAAGGCTTCTTTCATGGTGGAGAATGGTAAGTTCTGTTCAGAAGGGCTAATGCGGCTTGTTAGGGAAAGAATGCCATCAATTGGGAGTGAAAAAGCGAAGGAATTGGATGACAAATGGAGGATGTTGGGAGAAAACGAACTGGAATTGTATGTGAAGAAGGTTGAATTAGTTAGGGAACAATGTAAACTAATATTGGATTCAATGGGGAAGGCAAAGAGAGGTTCCTAAGCCAATCAAGGTAACTAATAGACTCTCTTCgggaagtttttttttttctttcttttttcttttttcttttttcttttttgggtctGAAATTCTTTGAACTATGAGCATTCTGGAGTGGTGCTTGTCCACAACATGGCAGAGAAATAGTTGCTTCTGTATTTTTCTgagttataatatataataggTGATATTCCTTTTTAGTGTTTCTACACATTTCCCTTTGTTTCTAAGATGGAAAATTCAAGAGAATGTTCATAATATTTGAGATATATTCTTTCAATTGTCCagaattttatgatttgatataAACTTTACAAATGGTGTATCATCTCTGTAAGAAGATTTCAAGTCTTTGCTTATGAACTTTGAACTATCAGATGGCATCAATGTGTGTGTTAGGATACATTAACATGTAAATTCTATGTTGTTTTCAGGATTTCTTGCTTTTGGGGTTGGGTTTTCTTTTAGTTAGAACTTTGGTACAATTATTGCCTCTTCATGGACTTGGTGATGGATGATTTAAGAAATTACTAGTGGGGTTCTCAGACGTTCAAAACTCAAATGAATTGTTCTGATCATCATGGTCTATTCAGTCTATGGTGAAGCTTCAAGATCAGTATAACaaatatgtatattataaTCTATCTGTAGTTTCTACAGTTCTTCAACATAAACATGCATTATTGAAGTATCAATTGAACCATGGATTGAAACGAGTTCCAATAGATAAAGGGCAAAGAaagtttgaaaacaaaatgctGATCAAGATATACTTTCATAATTTGACCTCTACGTGTTATATTATTACTTGGGCAACAAAAAATACTCAGTCTGAGTGTTCAGTTGCGACAAAATTCTGACCACAAGGACAGTTTGTTTTCTGGGTGTTCTCACGAACTCACTCAGAATGGTAAAGCAATTAATGGTAGGCAGAAAATGGAGTGCTCTGAAATTTATCTGCATTCATTACTGAAAATTTTGTACCTCATTTTCATGATCACTAGGAGTCATAACACTAAGGTAGCTGTTCTTTTGTACTTTCACCTAAAAGCATTTTCGCAACATTCCAAATTGTGACTACAAAAATTGTTCCCAAAATACCAAAAATGGGGAATGGATAGTCTAATTTCTATCATGCTTTCTAATGACCTAAAACGCAAACACATAAAGAAATATTGTAGTACCGGACGCGCAGCCTTGCCGTTCCGTCGGTCTGAATCACGAACGGCGGAACTCGATCGGAAACTAGGGCTTGGGACGGAATGTCGACATTTGCTGCAGCAGAACTCGTTTCTCCGCGATCTTCTGGATAAGCCCCAACTGTTCTGCCGAGAAAACGCAACAACTCTGAGAACAAAGCATGGTCTGAGCCACCGGCGAGTTAACTAAAACTTGCAATAGTTGGTTTCGATTCAGCCTCTCCAATCCACCAAACATACCGGTGATGTAATGATTATTTGAATAACTAGAAATGGCCGATTCACGGGGCATGGATTGAAGCGCGAGGAGTTGTGCCTGAAGGAACTTGACGTACTTGCACGCTTCTTCAAGCATTGTAGCGATGTCCATTTTTTTGTCCCATGGCAGTAGTTTCTGCAAGCAACGCGTCTTGTCGCTCAATTTCTGACGACGCTGTCGAGCCAAAGCACTGCGAGGGATTTGAACAGCGGGAGACACAGCAGCAGAAGTGGTTAAATCCGGCGAGAGTTTGTACTCGTACGGCACAAAAAAGTTCTGGAAACCCTCACATGTTCGCACCATCGGCTCCACCATCTGCAACGGATTCATCACAGAATCGACTCGAGCACGCTTGTTAAACGACGACGAACATTGCTCCAAGGAACGGAGATCGGGCAAGTGAGGAAACGACGTCGAATCATGAAAAAGGAACGAGGATTCTTGAGTCTCCGTTTGTTCATACACACTCATCGGCTCAGATTTAGGCAACTTGAAGAAGGGACCATCGGAAGAGGCGGTACTTTCAGCGACGAAGTTAGAGCTTACCTGAGGATACAACGACGTCATACCGTCAGGAAAAGTAAGAGAATCGGCAACGTAGCATCCTCCGAACAGAGACGGCAACAATGTGTGGCTCTGGCTACCACCCGCGAGAAACGACTGGAGACTGACGCCAGAAAACATGGCGTCGAAGCAAGCATCATCCCAAACAGTGGAGGAAGCATCGTCGCCAGCAGAAGTCTCCATGAGCAAAGCAAAAAACAGAGAACAAGggattatatttgtatttgttgtGTATATCTAGAGTCTGCAAATTAACGTAATGGCGTAATGGGTTATTTGTAAtggtgaggaagaagaagacaaaaggaaacAGAGGGAATGATGATGCGGATTGGGTCCGTACAAGGAGGATGTAACCGACAGGTGTAGGTGGCGGGGGGGACTGTACAGCTTCTTCCGGTACGCTTTTTTGTCGACCATTTGTCTTTATCTTCCGCCGTTTCAAATAATCCACTGGGACAgcaaccaatttttttttttttttttctagataTTTATAAGTTAATTTTGTCTTAATTTTCGTTCTTAACTCTATGGGTTTGAAATTCATACTTATTTCCTTCCAATTTTCGTGGTTCTTAATAAAtacttgaatttttaatatatatatatatatatatttttttttttttttgatatgaCAAAAATTGACTTCATTTTTATATCATTGATAGAAAATAGATAACAAAAAGAGAagtaagaaaacaaaatttcaaattaaaatttgatgatcAAATCATTCTTAAAACCGAAGTCttcattttatgattaaattttgatgGCGATAGGGCGTGTGCTTAGCACGTGGGAATCTTTTCAAGTACATTATGGTTGCGGTGGATGAGCATAAATGCTGATAAGTCCGGAAATTTTGGTAAAATGACGGTTTTAGCCTCGTAGGAAGGGTATGGATTTTGGCTCGTGGAAGGGTGACAGTGTACTTTCGCATGCAACTCTGAGAGACGGATATGCTTGAAGCGGAAAGGTTGGGCACGTGCCACGTAATGGTTGGTACAGCAAAGACGTATAAtactttttgacttttttttatataaaaaaatgtttaattaaatattcaaatttaatttcagaaaattattttttttaagctcaattaaatattatgaaatcaacattttgtttaAACTCTTCTTAAACATGAAGCCAAATGCGGACTCAACCAGGCTAATCAAACATTTATAGAGTGAAAGAATAAAGACATTTTTgcccattaaaaaatttaggaattttTATAGacattttaaagatatttttactcttaaaagcattttcttcaaaattcatcttcatttttaatgaaGCACACACAAAATATCATCGGTAGGGGACCAATAAGACGACCAATACTCATCTTAGTATATATGTGCGTGCACAagtatacatacatatatgtatatgtaacTCCACATTGAGTCTTTTTCTGACCATTTCTTCTACTTCCATTGCTCCAATTGGAGGGAATAATAGTGATTTACTGATCAAATATGAACTACAATATAACAAAATGTGaggaataagaaaaaaaactgtACACAAGAATGGGAATGGAAGAAGCTACACTAGTAATGATGCTCTGGAATGATGAActaaaaatggagaaatcaTTCCAAAACAATATacagaggaggaggaggtttGGCTAATGTTCCTACCTGCTAGCCCTACAAAAGTTGTTTACCTATCCCACATGGCCTGAAATATGGGCGTTCTGTGCTTTAGCCAATGTACCAAATCCTTCTCTAGGGGTGAGTTGCTCAACACCGCGTCCAGCATTGGGCTGCCAATCACTTTGGGACAGTTCTTGAATGACCATATCCGATCCTTTGGCCATGGTCTCTGCGGCTGCTTCTCCTGagggaaaatcaaaataatgaattaagaCAACAAAGCCAATGGCATTGATTACAGAACCAAAATAGACTCTCACCATCCTTGACAGCATAAATTTAACAGTCTTTGGGCCATATACACGCTGCCGTGAAGGCTTCTGAACTCTGGCGTAGAAGGATCCCATCTCTGGCAAAGATATGCAACCCATGCTGGCCTTAGCCAGGCTACAATCTGGGTCGGTATTTTGCTGGTTGTGCCAAAAAATTAGTTGCCCTAAGCAATAATTCTGACCATATGTCTTGCGGTACTCTTGAAAACCTGTCCCTAACTTATCCACATACTTGGGACCCAGGTCAAGTGAACTAATGTAAACTGGTGGGGAAGTTACAGCTTTGTATTCCTGCAAACAAAAGTAAACATTGCCTTAATATCGTGCCCAAACGGGCATAAGAGAATTTGGAAGTTGTGAAATTATATAAGTTGGTACCtgtattctaaaaaaattcttagtAAAAGCATAAATATGAATCAAATCTGCAGCAGCATCATTCCGGGACTTGTATGTACAAGGAATGTTACGAACTTCGTCTCTCAACCTACacagaagaaatgaaatgaattcaACTAAACATCCGAGTACATTGGATTTTAAAGCAGAGGAGTACAAATCTACTCACCACAATAGAGATTGTTGAAGTTCCTTTTGAATGTCACCAGAGCCTAATGGATCATGGGCACGAATATTGGCTTTGAGATCACTTATCAAGTCTTCTTCAACATGAGGAGCCATGCTCTGAAGCAGCTCCTCAACAAGTGATCCCTCTCCTTTCCATAGATAAGTTACGGCTTCTTCAGGACTAAGCCTTTTTAATGGAGGTGGAGCATTCTTTGGGTCGCCAAAAATGCATCTCATTACATATCTCACCTTCAGACAGAATTTAAAATGTGAATTGAAGatgagtaaataaaaagtttccacatcttaaaatgaaaggaaaggaaaagattACTCTATTCTAGAACCAAATATCACCACTGACACACATGCGAACCAAACTTAGAACAATGCTCCCCGTTATAGTATATATCATTCCAGACCAACACGAAAATGTGGAATAGGAAATAACAATGATGAAACCAACCCAATAACATTCACCTGATAAACAGACCAAAACTAGAAGAGAACAGGGAAGTGAAGGTATTCACCTTGTCGAGAGTAATGGCCAAATTTTGTAGCCTTTGGTTGTAAACACCTTCAGCCTGTCAAGACcacaaaagaaattattttttaaaaaataaaattgatgcaTTTAAACTAAAAGCATATGCATGAGAAAATATATACAAGTCAACTTCTGCACACCTCGACTATACTCCAGGAATAACTATCTGACCCTAATATATTTGATTGACTAAGTAACTCGTAAGATATTAAAGCTTGGGCAGCGATCACCCTGGCTTGAACTTATTCCCTCTAACTTGGATATTAAACCATATGCATGCCATATTCTTATTACCTGAACTTCGGCGTCACTCTTCTCAACATCAAGACAGATATCTGAGAAgtatttccttttctcttccaAATTGTGAGTCAGAATCTCCTCGGGAAGCTttgttctttcaaaattaatgaacCTCACCTGGAAACAAACTCCAAGGgttgagaaaatataaatatcagACACACATATGTGCCATAAGCACCAATGCACTTACCACACGGGCTGAATAAGCCACCAACCAATCAGGTAAACCACCGAGTAAACAACTGCCTAATCCAGCCCTACCCAAGTCAAGATAATCGTCTTCTGACACTGAATTTAATTCACAGGCTTCTAGCATCAGTTGATGACAATCTAGAACGCCATGCCATTCCTCCAGTACCTGGTGGAAAGATAACTCATCTTGTTTAACTAGTACTAAGGCCACACAAAAGATCAAGGCAGGGAACAAGTAGACTAAACAACCACAATAACCAATATATCCATAAATTGTGCGAACATGAAAACAAAAGATCTTTTAGCagatgaaaacaaacaaaaactaaaaccaAGGTGGCACACCATGCCTTTTCCTAAAAGAGTTCACTCCAAATATTACCTTAAGAAAGGCTCCATCACCGGTCAAATTCAAGTAGCTACCTCGGCAGACATGGCTTCCACATAAACAAACTGATGCTTCGTATTCTTCCTTACTCTGATGGagtaaaaagtaatattatagaaaaagaaaagaaaaaaaaaaaaaaaagagcccCAGTGAGCACTATCAGAAAAGAACTGCAAAAAGACATACCTCCGTAACAGAATTATAATCAAATGTGATTTCCTCACCATACTGTATTTTGCGTAAGCTATAAATTCCAATCTGGTAATGACCGTCAACAGCAGTAACTctgttttaaaacaatatgtTGAATGATCTATGATTAGTAAAAAAGAGGGAGATATTATGGCCACTATCACAAAGCAATACACAACTAAGAGAAGAAGCAAAAGCAAATGCAGATGATTATGGGGCAAGGTTCATCAAACTTATTATTCAAAAAACATGATTTGAAATCAAAGCAATAATCTCCCCacatcttcttttttccttttttttttttttttttttttttcattttcctttaataTCAAGTATAAAAGGTGAATCATGAGACACGTTAAATTCATTCTAacataatatttcttttttaagttaGAATGGAGATTCGACCTACAATATACTAGGGAAGATAATAGGTACCTCAAATTCCATAGTactacataaaaaataattaaacatgcATATTTTTGTTAACAATTATTACTTAAAGAATTCGCAACAGGGTTTTCCTTTGGTATATTTGGGTGCAAAATGAATACAAGGGATTCACTCTTTTCCATGCTATGTACTGGTATAAATGTAAACACCctttttcattcatcaatgaaattgtttcccTTCCCCAAAAAAGAATATACAAAATGCTGAAACGTGCAAACATAATGCTCCATAGAATAACCATATAAACCATGAACAGCGAACAAGAGAGATGAAAAACCTAGGCTTTTAAAAGAACTTACTTTGCTTCACAATTAGGTCGGCATGAATGGCAAATGCGGCTAGCATAGTTTGCTTTGTGCATGGCATCAACTACCACTAAATCATAACCATCCCCATCACCCTGCCCGAGAGAGGAGATTGAGTACTCAGAAGTATGTGGAACAAACAattataaactatatatagtgaAACAtgcatataaatataaatacaacAGAGTTAAGTAGGCACCTTTGGTCTTTCTAAATAGATGTTATAAAATTCGGGAGCTGGGTCCTTGTCATttttttgtaacgacctaatTCCATCCTGTTTCTCGAACCATTTCCAAACAGGATAAACCTAAACAAGAGAAGAATGATAAACATGTAACTGCTATCACATATATGagaatttcatttcaaaaaacCAAGCAAGAACACAAATTGAGAAAACTAACCTCAAAAGCAGATAATAAAGACGTGCCAAAAATGAAGATATCAAGGACATAGGATTACTATNAAAAGCAAATGCAGATGATTATGGGGCAAGGTTCATCAAACTTATTATTCAAAAAACATGATTTGAAATCAAAGCAATAATCTCCCCACATCNAAAATACAAACGGTAACTTTCATgacttcattttcattctacttttttttatttttttttattgcattttatctttaatatcAAGTATAAAAGGTGAATCATGAGACACGTTAAATTCATTCTAacataatatttcttttttaagttaGAATGGAGATTCGACCTACAATATACTAGGGAAGATAATAGGTACCTCAAATTCCATAGTactacataaaaaataattaaacatgcATATTTTTGTTAACAATTATTACTTAAAGAATTCGCAACAGGGTTTTCCTTTGGTATATTTGGGTGCAAAATGAATACAAGGGATTCACTCTTTTCCATGCTATGTACTGGTATAAATGTAAACACCctttttcattcatcaatgaaattgtttcccTTCCCCAAAAAAGAATATACAAAATGCTGAAACGTGCAAACATAATGCTCCATAGAATAACCATATAAACCATGAACAGCGAACAAGAGAGATGAAAAACCTAGGCTTTTAAAAGAACTTACTTTGCTTCACAATTAGGTCGGCATGAATGGCAAATGCGGCTAGCATAGTTTGCTTTGTGCATGGCATCAACTACCACTAAATCATAACCATCCCCATCACCCTGCCCGAGAGAGGAGATTGAGTACTCAGAAGTATGTGGAACAAACAattataaactatatatagtgaAACAtgcatataaatataaatacaacAGAGTTAAGTAGGCACCTTTGGTCTTTCTAAATAGATGTTATAAAATTCGGGAGCTGGGTCCTTGTCATttttttgtaacgacctaatTCCATCCTGTTTCTCGAACCATTTCCAAACAGGATAAACCTAAACAAGAGAAGAATGATAAACATGTAACTGCTATCACATATATGagaatttcatttcaaaaaacCAAGCAAGAACACAAATTGAGAAAACTAACCTCAAAAGCAGATAATAAAGACGTGCCAAAAATGAAGATATCAAGGACATAGGATTACTATCTGGCAACTTAATTAAATCCGACCCAGtctatacataaaataattatattaaaacatatatacaGTTTTAGTATGATTCCCTCAAATCAATTAACGAAAAGTGAAGAAATAGAATCTCTTTATTACTACCTTAACACAATAAAATCACAAACAATATGCATTTAGCAACCGTATTGATTTACATTATgtttattatcaaaataatcTCGATCCAAAATGCTAAGAAGAACTGCAGCCATACCTCTCCCAAAAATTCAACAATGAAATCGTCTTCTCCAAAACCTTCTTGTTTGTTGCATACAACACCTAGCCCCTAATTACACAATTagtaaacaaacaaagaacaaaaagtgGCATCAGAAAAATTGCAAACTAAGTCATGAAAGATggataaaagttttaaaagggTAAATCGATAGGAAGGTATACCTTCCTATAAGCAACATATTTGTCTTCAGGTCGACTATGTATGGCCTTCAAGATACCTTGACACAGCCTCATTGTTCGGATATCACATTCTTCTGCACCAaccttctcaatttcttcaataaCGGGCTGTAAAGGATGCATCATGGGAGTGTTTCCTGACCCAGTAAAATGTATGGCCTGCTTATTCAAAGTGCGAAGCAGCACATCTTCAATAAACAAATGTTTATCCATTAGAGGCCAATCCAATTCTTCAGGCACTGAGTCAAGCAAAAGATTGTGTGTATAAGGGTCAATTCCATAAACTTCCTGCTCTAAGACCTCATCCCCAATTTTCTTTCGAGGCTTGTAGTCCTTCACTTCAGGAAGTTCCATATCTAACTCCTCAACACCATTCTTCTGAGCATTTAATTTCTCAACATAGTCATCTGGTAAAGATACCCTCATCTTGCGTCGAACTTCCTCCTCATCTGCTATGACAACATATTCGTCAATCAACTCGTACTTCCTTGTGACAGGAGGAACAAGGCTTACTTTCGTCATGCGAGCACCCCATTCACGGTCATCCATAGTAGAATCAAATGCCTCATCAATAATAAAGCATTTATCCCCTCTTGATTCCCCAAGTCGACCTGATGAAAACTCCAAATCGCTTTCTGTATCTGAGACACTGTTCTCACTATCACTCTTGCCATCTCCAGAAGACCTATCAAACTCATCAGATGTTTCACTCTCAGATCCAATTGCTTTCTTATTCAATCGAGATAAGCGCCTCCTGATTTCTCGATCGGATGCATACTCTCCATGATCTAAGGCACCATTTCCAAAGATGGAACCATTGCTCCTATTTGTGTATTTCCTTTCAGTAGCCATTTTACCAAGCCgccttttgaattttgaagcagaagaagaaccAAGTCTTGAAGAAGAGTCATCTTCCCAAGAGCTCACTTCATCCTTCTCCAGATGTACCTTTGATTTCTTCTCCAAACGGGTGGCAAGTTGAATAAACTGCGTAATAATGTGATTCGCATCTCCATCACCCCGGCTCTTTGCTCTGCAAGAACGTAAAGGTATAAATTTTATCGCAGAAAATGCATAATCTGAACGACTAAAAGCTCCAGAAACTGAAAGAAGAACGGGATtatattgaaatgaaaaaaaaaaaaattacaagaaaaaaggaaCCGCAAGCATATAGAAATAATTCacaaaacataatatttattgGATTCACAAAATTCCATCCACagacaaaaaccaaaataaaaatcatttaataacATTCACAAagctaaaaacaaaacaaaaattttactGCTTGTTTAGAAATGAGATTCAAGAAAAGATATATGCTTTTAGAAATAGAAATCATTTTAATAGATACTATTCAGAAACAGTATCCTTCCAACCCTCAGTACACAATTAattgttgtaatttttaataaaaaataataataacaacaacaacaataacaatTACATCCTGTCATTTTCCaagtttaaataaatcttttttcaTGAAGATACACCAAAATGCCTTCAGTTGACCCTTTCTTCGGATAAGGGTTGTACAAAACACATTTTCTTTCCTCATAATCCATGTTATCCTTTCTAGAGGGATTTGCAATAATTACTCAAGAGACTCAAATTAGTCCAATGCCATGTAAACCTGTCGCAAAAGCAGGAAAGATAAACGGTATCCAAATAAAACATACTTTATTGCATCCCTACACATTCGACGGATGTCTTCCTTGACAGAACCAAGCCCCCGCTTAATGTAATAACCATTTCTAATTCTATCCTGAATTTCAGCAACCTGCAAAGAACACAGATCAGAAACAGTGATAAATTTCAGAATAAAAAGCAGCCCTGGTATACTAAAATGGGTGTGAAGTACCTTGGGTACAAAGAACTCAAACGTATTGTCCTTCATGATCTCCTTCAGACTGGAAGCAAGAAACTCAACCATCCTCTTATATCCAACTTCTGATTTCTTAATGGACCATTGTCTCATGCGGGCATCTCTGGAAACAATTGATGAGGACTTTCTAGCATCAAATACTTTTGAACGCTTGTATAAGCTTCTGCGGAATAACTGATTTGCTGACTCTCTCTTATCCACGCTCTCAAAATACTCCTTCAGCTCACCAAAATCATCCATGTTAGAACTGACGCCcttaattttagaaagagaagagGACTTTTCAGATATATGCCTGAGGCTCCTCATTTTAGAGTGTGTTTCTTCATTGTTTCTTATGCCATTTAAACTTCTTTTCACCCTATTTATATTCGGGTACTTAGAGGACAAATCATCGAACTGACTGCAGCCTCGAACATTTATGTAGGCTAACTGAGGAAACATGCCAACAACCTCTTCAAGTACAACTGGGGAAATGTTGGTGCAGCCAACTAGAATTATAGAATTGACCTTTTCTTTATTGTAAGTACTCTGCAATCACAGACATATAATAAGGTTAAActgagattaaatagataaccCCATATGACATAAGCCTTTGTATTAACACTTACCATGATGTTCATGAATGTGGAATTTGTACAGTTTGAACCCAAAGTTGATAAATCAACCTGCCTAGAGATATCCTTATAAAACCTAACAGCAGCTCTCCAGTGCTTACAAGTTACAGAAGCGAAAGACAAGGATTTTAGGTCAGACtgcagaaaatgaaatatccGTGCCAGAATATGACCATCAAGGAAACCCCAAGATTCAACCTCCAAACTTGTACTCCCTTCTCCATGGAAAGTAGCATCACCACACAAATCCTCAAatgcaatttcatcattttgaTGTTGATGCAGGAAATCTTCATCCACTTCATAATCATCTTCACTTTCGTCAACCAGAAATCTGGCTCTTTTAGCAGCACGTGCACTGCCATCTGTAGTTCACAAAATCCAGCAGCCCCCAATGTGAAATCAGAAAAATGACCAGAACTCATGAGAAATAATTGAGGAAAATACTCATAAGGAATAAAAGCCAATTACTGTACTTGGTACAAAAAGATGCCTAGAGTTCAAGCAATAAGGATAGatcaatcataaaaattttaggaaaaaaatgataacaaaTAAGTGCAGCTTAATCAATTCTTGACAACCCTACCCCATTCATCAAGCAAATGCTCAAAAAGGAGGAGGTAGAAAGGCCTACAGCAttctgaaaatgaaaagacaGAATGCCTTCAAACTCAAAAATGACTTCACCAATACCTGATTTCCAGTGCATGGTCTTCTCCATCTCcttctttggttgttttgcattGATCCATGGATCTAAGACATCATTTATTGCTGCAGCAAACTCCCGGCTCTTGTAAAACTTCATAACTAATTCATGTAACTTTCCTCGAGTATATCCAATAAACTGAGGATGTAGTTCATGAAATGCATTTGAATCTTTTACGAGTCCACCAAAGGAATTGGTCCCAGATACTGAAACtgaattttttgttgtttcacCTAATAATGGAGTTTTCTCCCTCTGAGTATTTTTAGTCAGTTCAGAACATTCTGCAAAGGAGGTTACTGGAACCCATACCCTATCAAATTTCCTGAAAACACTACTGTTCTTTTGAATGACACCCTGATCTACTAATAACTGTAGCTCTGAAAATGATGAAGGCCCACATTCATGTCCAGCACCATCAAGGTAATACCAAACACCTAAATGCAATTGCAAGTCATCATATGAGCAAAGACGATCTTTAGGGATGCTAACCAAACCAGTAGTCTTCAAAGACCTCTCTAAGCTTACATCTCTAGCAATCTTCAAATGAAAATCTCCATCGGCTGATCGCTTCCCATCACTATTGGAAGACCATAGCCTAGACCTTGAATGCCCCTTACCCCTGACCTTCATACGAGGCTCAGAGACAAATGAACCGTGATCCTTTACCACACAAGC
Protein-coding sequences here:
- the LOC111811629 gene encoding histone-lysine N-methyltransferase ATXR3-like isoform X1, which gives rise to MGDGGVACIPLQQQQQHIMETFPIPSEKMLCAGKNNGFNSKSSAKFSEAERKQTMKVKKEEVVAKDVELGRTESGSDKPGKSSRDVGHAENGVDSAEKDEVEEGELGTLKWSRVEVENGEFVPEKSKRGGIENNEKWRKAENEKEEHVRGKWRRGDIEKGEIVPDRSRKGEAENRSRRLAKDEIERGEFIPDRWEKGDIVKDDFRYSRTRRYESEKDRGWRSVHESTPPLVKYSTDDVRRKELNRSGNQHGKGTPRWESGQDRGSRYSSKPLNEEVSHRNDYNDGKNFGKDYSSSNRLKRYSDYGDYAGSKSRKLSEDSSRTAHSDHYSTRPMERSGKNSSSSSRVSSSDKFSTRHYESSSTSSREAYNRHGYSPGHSDRSPLEKARYHDHNDRSPAPRDRSPYGRDRSPYGRDRSPYGRDRSPYGRDKSPYDRSRHYDHRHRSPHAERSPQDRARCHGRRAQTPNYLDRSPLDRSRTNNHRETNRRSKGIEKHSSHNEIRTREDKTTPRDPDGKESIVIAKESCDEIKEQNTNGSIETVGDCRFYEGEKSKSPNQTCLELSHVDGVPEELPSMEEDMDICDTPPHAPLVTDTSTGKWFYLDYYGVERGPTRLYDLKTLVEEGSLMSDHFIKHLDSDRWVTVENAVSPLATINFPSVVPDSVTQLVSPPEAPGNVLADTIDSGKLNIQSDHSQITSGGPTLCSHEGADTSEPLRDLHIDERISILLEDITVVPGRELETIAEVLQMTLDGEQWERLAISEGFSDHVGEQLDEIADDILEFTDFATSVDSGSKTYVSSDKDFGIDDGDLTSGPWSCKGGDWRRNDESSQERNARKKLVLNDGFPLCQMSKSGYEDPRWHQKDELYYPSQSRRLDLPPWAFTCLDDRPTLTVRGTKGTMLPVIRINACVVKDHGSFVSEPRMKVRGKGHSRSRLWSSNSDGKRSADGDFHLKIARDVSLERSLKTTGLVSIPKDRLCSYDDLQLHLGVWYYLDGAGHECGPSSFSELQLLVDQGVIQKNSSVFRKFDRVWVPVTSFAECSELTKNTQREKTPLLGETTKNSVSVSGTNSFGGLVKDSNAFHELHPQFIGYTRGKLHELVMKFYKSREFAAAINDVLDPWINAKQPKKEMEKTMHWKSDGSARAAKRARFLVDESEDDYEVDEDFLHQHQNDEIAFEDLCGDATFHGEGSTSLEVESWGFLDGHILARIFHFLQSDLKSLSFASVTCKHWRAAVRFYKDISRQVDLSTLGSNCTNSTFMNIMSTYNKEKVNSIILVGCTNISPVVLEEVVGMFPQLAYINVRGCSQFDDLSSKYPNINRVKRSLNGIRNNEETHSKMRSLRHISEKSSSLSKIKGVSSNMDDFGELKEYFESVDKRESANQLFRRSLYKRSKVFDARKSSSIVSRDARMRQWSIKKSEVGYKRMVEFLASSLKEIMKDNTFEFFVPKVAEIQDRIRNGYYIKRGLGSVKEDIRRMCRDAIKAKSRGDGDANHIITQFIQLATRLEKKSKVHLEKDEVSSWEDDSSSRLGSSSASKFKRRLGKMATERKYTNRSNGSIFGNGALDHGEYASDREIRRRLSRLNKKAIGSESETSDEFDRSSGDGKSDSENSVSDTESDLEFSSGRLGESRGDKCFIIDEAFDSTMDDREWGARMTKVSLVPPVTRKYELIDEYVVIADEEEVRRKMRVSLPDDYVEKLNAQKNGVEELDMELPEVKDYKPRKKIGDEVLEQEVYGIDPYTHNLLLDSVPEELDWPLMDKHLFIEDVLLRTLNKQAIHFTGSGNTPMMHPLQPVIEEIEKVGAEECDIRTMRLCQGILKAIHSRPEDKYVAYRKGLGVVCNKQEGFGEDDFIVEFLGEVYPVWKWFEKQDGIRSLQKNDKDPAPEFYNIYLERPKGDGDGYDLVVVDAMHKANYASRICHSCRPNCEAKVTAVDGHYQIGIYSLRKIQYGEEITFDYNSVTESKEEYEASVCLCGSHVCRGSYLNLTGDGAFLKVLEEWHGVLDCHQLMLEACELNSVSEDDYLDLGRAGLGSCLLGGLPDWLVAYSARVVRFINFERTKLPEEILTHNLEEKRKYFSDICLDVEKSDAEVQAEGVYNQRLQNLAITLDKVRYVMRCIFGDPKNAPPPLKRLSPEEAVTYLWKGEGSLVEELLQSMAPHVEEDLISDLKANIRAHDPLGSGDIQKELQQSLLWLRDEVRNIPCTYKSRNDAAADLIHIYAFTKNFFRIQEYKAVTSPPVYISSLDLGPKYVDKLGTGFQEYRKTYGQNYCLGQLIFWHNQQNTDPDCSLAKASMGCISLPEMGSFYARVQKPSRQRVYGPKTVKFMLSRMEKQPQRPWPKDRIWSFKNCPKVIGSPMLDAVLSNSPLEKDLVHWLKHRTPIFQAMWDR